In the genome of Mycobacterium kansasii ATCC 12478, one region contains:
- a CDS encoding EF-Tu/IF-2/RF-3 family GTPase: MFRMTVQDVFFIRGRGIVATGRVEYGQLRVGDEVRINDGPGVRVDAIEAFRKKLDTATAGDNVGLLFKKLSNRDLAAGDVITSSAGVFLA; encoded by the coding sequence ATGTTTCGCATGACGGTCCAGGACGTGTTCTTCATCCGCGGTCGCGGGATCGTGGCCACCGGCCGCGTGGAATACGGGCAATTACGCGTCGGCGACGAGGTGCGGATCAACGACGGACCCGGGGTGCGGGTCGACGCCATCGAGGCGTTCCGTAAGAAGCTGGATACAGCGACCGCCGGTGACAACGTCGGCCTGCTCTTCAAAAAGCTGAGCAACCGCGACCTGGCCGCCGGGGACGTGATCACCTCGTCGGCGGGTGTGTTTCTGGCGTAG
- a CDS encoding glycoside hydrolase family 16 protein, with amino-acid sequence MPEMDRRRMMLMTGFGVFGVLGVANPVPRAHADPSRRGAAVGRTPMPAAPAPNGQSTNYVFHDEFDGPAGSAPDSSKWTIARAREQMKDPTYWERPENVGQYRDDRQNVFLDGHSNLVIRAAKDGGTYYSGKLQSPWRGGIGHTWEARVKLDCLTAGCWPAWWLSNEDRGEIDILEWYGNGSWPSATTVHAKSNGSEWKTRNIALDSGWHTWRCQWDETGMRFWQDYVDGAQPYFTVAAHSLPDWPFNDPGYTVAPVLNLAVAGSGGGDPGPGSYPAQMLVDWVRVW; translated from the coding sequence ATGCCTGAGATGGATCGTCGTCGCATGATGCTGATGACGGGCTTCGGAGTATTTGGCGTGCTAGGGGTGGCGAATCCGGTCCCCAGGGCGCATGCCGACCCGTCCCGACGCGGCGCAGCGGTGGGACGAACGCCGATGCCCGCGGCGCCGGCACCCAATGGCCAGTCGACCAACTACGTTTTCCACGACGAGTTCGACGGCCCGGCCGGTTCGGCACCCGATTCGTCGAAGTGGACCATAGCCCGGGCGCGCGAACAGATGAAGGATCCGACGTACTGGGAGCGGCCCGAGAACGTCGGGCAGTACCGCGACGATCGCCAGAATGTGTTCCTCGACGGCCATTCCAACCTGGTCATCCGGGCCGCGAAAGACGGCGGGACCTATTATTCAGGCAAGCTGCAGAGCCCGTGGCGGGGCGGCATCGGCCACACCTGGGAGGCTCGCGTCAAACTCGACTGCCTGACCGCCGGATGCTGGCCGGCGTGGTGGTTGTCCAATGAAGACCGCGGCGAAATCGACATCCTCGAGTGGTACGGCAACGGCAGCTGGCCGTCGGCCACCACCGTCCACGCCAAATCGAATGGCTCCGAATGGAAGACGCGCAACATCGCGCTGGACAGTGGGTGGCACACCTGGCGATGTCAATGGGATGAGACCGGGATGCGGTTCTGGCAAGACTATGTCGACGGCGCGCAGCCGTACTTCACGGTGGCGGCGCACTCGCTGCCGGACTGGCCGTTCAACGATCCCGGCTACACCGTGGCTCCGGTGCTGAACCTCGCGGTCGCCGGCTCCGGCGGCGGCGACCCCGGGCCGGGCAGCTATCCAGCCCAGATGCTCGTCGACTGGGTGCGGGTCTGGTAG
- a CDS encoding NADP-dependent oxidoreductase → MPDRNRRFLLRERPTGRIGADTFELSEAPVPEIADGEALVRVDWISLDPTNRAWINDMPSYLPPVGIGEVMRAGGLGEVIASKNPRYPVGQTVQGLVGWQEYAVVSDAMPLLPVDVAEGVSPSAYLGALGMTGLTAWIGIRDVGRPRAGETVVVSAAAGAVGSVAGQLAKADGARVVGIAGGQEKCALLTEQLGFDAAVDHRADDWPAQLAAATPHGIDVDFENVGGDIMDAIFARLNVGARIALCGLISGYNSAEPPPGPRAFANLLVQRATLQGFIILDHLHRAPEAIAEISGLIAQGRLTPLETVVEGFEQLPTAINMLFDGKNIGKLVVKVSG, encoded by the coding sequence ATGCCCGATCGCAACCGCCGATTTCTGCTCCGTGAACGACCGACCGGACGCATCGGTGCGGACACCTTCGAACTCAGCGAAGCGCCGGTCCCCGAAATCGCCGACGGGGAGGCGCTCGTCCGCGTCGACTGGATATCGCTCGATCCGACGAACCGCGCATGGATCAACGACATGCCGTCCTACCTGCCGCCGGTCGGTATCGGCGAGGTCATGCGTGCGGGCGGGCTCGGTGAGGTCATCGCGTCGAAAAATCCCAGATACCCGGTCGGTCAGACGGTGCAGGGTCTTGTCGGCTGGCAGGAATACGCGGTGGTCTCGGACGCGATGCCGTTGCTTCCGGTCGACGTCGCCGAGGGCGTCTCCCCCAGCGCTTACCTCGGCGCACTCGGGATGACCGGGCTCACGGCGTGGATCGGGATCCGCGACGTCGGCAGGCCGCGGGCCGGCGAGACGGTGGTGGTGTCGGCCGCCGCCGGAGCCGTCGGCTCGGTTGCCGGCCAGCTCGCCAAAGCCGACGGGGCGCGCGTCGTCGGGATCGCCGGAGGCCAGGAAAAGTGTGCTTTGCTCACCGAACAGCTCGGCTTCGACGCTGCTGTCGACCACCGGGCCGACGACTGGCCGGCACAACTGGCCGCGGCCACTCCCCACGGCATCGACGTCGACTTCGAAAACGTCGGCGGCGACATCATGGACGCGATCTTCGCGCGCCTCAACGTCGGCGCGCGCATCGCGTTGTGCGGTCTGATCTCGGGTTACAACTCGGCCGAACCGCCACCCGGACCTCGGGCATTCGCCAATCTGCTCGTCCAGCGGGCGACGCTGCAGGGCTTCATCATCCTCGACCACCTGCACCGCGCACCGGAGGCGATCGCGGAGATTTCCGGGCTTATCGCCCAGGGCAGGCTCACGCCACTGGAAACCGTCGTGGAGGGCTTCGAGCAACTGCCCACGGCGATCAACATGCTGTTCGACGGCAAGAACATCGGCAAGCTCGTGGTCAAGGTGTCCGGGTAA
- a CDS encoding class I SAM-dependent methyltransferase, with protein sequence MSGSESGDGHVITHVSDTARLTALHRATESSRPDALFSDPLAQRLAGQHGRTIVRHAPWTLRNGWWLVARTKIIDDTIARAIADGCDRVLNLAAGLDTRPYRLNLPSHLQWIEADLPQLLAEKTELLADQTPRCQLTRSAVDLADPLAREAFFAEALDGAARALVLTEGLLMYLDEQDVVALSEAIRRPEVGWWMLDFAGPGLKKMMNKRMAGMLENAPFTFAPDNGLAFFESLGWRVTESESLFAAANRFHRLPKSMRAVAWLPQPNPRHPGRRPWSAVALLTQ encoded by the coding sequence ATGTCAGGCTCTGAGTCCGGCGATGGGCACGTCATTACGCATGTTTCCGACACGGCCAGGTTGACGGCCCTGCATCGGGCCACCGAATCTTCCCGGCCCGACGCATTGTTCAGCGACCCGCTTGCCCAGCGCCTGGCCGGCCAGCACGGCCGCACGATTGTCCGGCACGCCCCGTGGACACTTCGCAATGGCTGGTGGCTGGTCGCCCGCACCAAAATCATCGACGACACCATTGCCCGGGCAATCGCGGACGGCTGTGACCGAGTGCTCAACCTGGCCGCCGGACTGGACACCCGACCGTATCGGCTGAATCTGCCATCTCATTTGCAATGGATCGAAGCCGATTTGCCGCAGTTGCTGGCCGAAAAAACCGAATTGCTTGCCGACCAGACACCGCGATGCCAACTGACCCGCAGCGCCGTTGACCTGGCCGACCCGCTTGCCCGCGAGGCGTTTTTCGCCGAGGCCCTGGACGGTGCCGCCCGTGCACTGGTCCTGACCGAGGGCTTGCTGATGTATCTCGACGAGCAGGACGTCGTTGCACTTTCGGAAGCGATACGCCGACCCGAAGTCGGGTGGTGGATGCTCGATTTCGCCGGTCCGGGTCTGAAGAAGATGATGAACAAGAGGATGGCCGGCATGCTGGAGAATGCGCCCTTCACATTCGCGCCCGATAACGGGCTGGCCTTCTTCGAAAGCCTCGGCTGGCGAGTAACCGAATCGGAATCGTTGTTTGCGGCCGCAAATCGATTTCACCGGTTGCCCAAATCCATGCGCGCAGTCGCATGGTTGCCCCAGCCCAATCCGCGTCATCCGGGCCGTAGACCTTGGAGTGCGGTCGCCCTGCTCACGCAGTGA
- a CDS encoding M48 family metallopeptidase has translation MSQTPATTRTTFPGISSRAWEHPADRTALSALRRLKGFDQILKLLSGMLRERQHRLLYLASAARVGPRQFADLDALLDECADVLDAPAKPELYVVQSPIVNAYTIGMEQPFIVITSALYDLMTHDELRFVVGHELGHALSGHAVYRTMMMHLMRLARSFGVVPVGGWALRAIIAALLEWQRKSELSGDRAGLLCSQDLDTAIRVEMKLAGGGRLDKLDSEAFLAQAREYAHSGDMRDGLLKLLNLELQTHPFSVLRAAALNKWVDTGGYGKVMSGDYPRRADDDKSSFTDDLGQAARHYRDGFDQSDDPLIKGIRDGLGGFVDGVGRAATSAADSLGRKINEWRQPK, from the coding sequence ATGTCTCAGACACCCGCCACCACCCGCACGACCTTCCCCGGCATCAGCTCGCGCGCCTGGGAGCATCCCGCCGACCGGACCGCGTTATCGGCATTGCGCCGCCTCAAAGGCTTCGACCAAATCCTGAAACTCCTCTCGGGCATGCTGCGCGAGCGCCAACACCGGCTGCTCTACCTAGCCAGCGCCGCCCGCGTCGGGCCGCGCCAATTCGCTGACCTCGACGCCCTGCTGGACGAATGCGCCGACGTTCTGGACGCGCCGGCCAAGCCCGAGCTGTACGTCGTGCAGTCGCCGATCGTGAACGCCTACACGATCGGGATGGAGCAGCCGTTCATCGTGATCACTTCCGCGCTCTACGACTTGATGACCCACGACGAACTCCGATTCGTCGTGGGTCACGAGCTGGGCCACGCGCTGTCCGGGCACGCGGTGTACCGCACGATGATGATGCACTTGATGCGCCTGGCACGGTCGTTCGGCGTGGTACCGGTCGGCGGCTGGGCGCTGCGCGCCATCATCGCCGCCCTGCTGGAGTGGCAACGAAAATCCGAGCTGTCCGGAGACCGGGCCGGGCTGCTGTGCAGCCAGGACTTGGACACCGCGATTCGGGTCGAGATGAAGCTCGCCGGCGGTGGCCGGTTGGACAAGCTCGATTCCGAGGCCTTTTTGGCCCAGGCGCGGGAGTACGCACATTCCGGAGACATGCGCGACGGGCTGCTCAAGCTGCTGAACCTGGAATTGCAGACACATCCGTTCTCGGTGCTGCGGGCCGCCGCCCTGAACAAGTGGGTGGACACCGGCGGCTACGGCAAGGTGATGTCCGGCGACTATCCGCGCCGAGCCGACGACGACAAGTCCTCGTTTACCGACGACCTGGGCCAGGCTGCCCGGCACTACCGCGACGGATTCGACCAATCCGACGACCCGCTGATCAAGGGCATCCGCGACGGCCTCGGCGGCTTCGTCGACGGCGTCGGGCGTGCCGCCACGAGCGCGGCCGATTCGCTGGGCCGCAAAATCAACGAATGGCGGCAGCCCAAATGA
- a CDS encoding cutinase family protein, producing the protein MLVAGAVSVALTIAAAVLPPGAPGAPRRASAANCPQVEVVFARGRLESPGPGVIGNAFISTLASKVGGRSMGSYAVKYPADTEVDVGANDMSRHVQYMINACPATRLVLGGYSLGAAVTDVVLAVPMSAFGFDSPLPPGADEHIAAVALFGNGSQWVGPITNFSPLYNDRTIELCHGSDPVCNPADPNTWKQNWPQHNPSAYIQAGMVNQAADFVAGKL; encoded by the coding sequence TTGTTGGTGGCTGGTGCAGTCTCCGTTGCGCTGACGATCGCCGCGGCCGTGTTGCCGCCCGGCGCGCCGGGCGCCCCGCGGCGGGCCAGTGCGGCGAATTGCCCGCAGGTGGAAGTTGTCTTCGCCCGCGGCAGATTAGAGTCGCCAGGGCCCGGCGTGATCGGCAATGCGTTTATCAGCACTCTCGCCTCCAAGGTTGGCGGCAGGAGCATGGGCAGCTATGCCGTCAAATACCCGGCCGACACCGAGGTCGACGTCGGCGCCAACGACATGAGCCGTCACGTTCAGTACATGATCAATGCCTGCCCGGCCACCCGGCTGGTGCTCGGCGGCTACTCCCTCGGCGCCGCGGTCACCGACGTTGTGCTTGCGGTGCCGATGTCCGCATTTGGGTTCGACAGCCCGCTACCCCCGGGCGCCGACGAGCACATCGCCGCCGTCGCGTTGTTCGGCAACGGAAGTCAGTGGGTGGGTCCGATCACCAACTTCAGCCCGCTCTACAACGACAGGACCATCGAGTTGTGCCACGGCTCCGACCCCGTCTGCAACCCCGCCGACCCGAACACCTGGAAGCAGAACTGGCCGCAACATAACCCCAGCGCCTACATCCAGGCGGGCATGGTCAACCAGGCAGCCGACTTCGTCGCCGGCAAGCTCTAG
- a CDS encoding LLM class flavin-dependent oxidoreductase: MRISVKFHLSFAFPELNDLWRSADHLGFEGIWDYDHFFGPSEFDEPTYEGWTTLAAMAAITEQTRIGCLVTGVTYRNPAVLAEMAATVDHISGGRQNFGIGAGWHEAEHRGYGIALPSPVSRVAMVDEALTVIRRLWTEELVNFSSDFFTLEDAFCEPKPLQFPHPPIVMASTG; the protein is encoded by the coding sequence ATGCGGATCTCGGTAAAGTTCCACCTGAGTTTCGCATTCCCCGAACTCAACGATTTATGGCGAAGCGCCGATCACCTTGGTTTCGAAGGGATTTGGGACTACGACCACTTCTTTGGACCATCGGAGTTCGACGAGCCGACCTACGAGGGCTGGACGACGCTGGCCGCCATGGCGGCGATTACCGAACAGACTCGGATCGGCTGCCTGGTGACCGGCGTGACGTACCGGAATCCGGCGGTTCTGGCCGAAATGGCGGCCACCGTCGACCACATCTCCGGCGGGCGGCAAAACTTCGGCATCGGCGCGGGATGGCACGAGGCCGAGCATCGTGGGTACGGGATCGCGTTGCCGAGCCCAGTGAGCCGGGTCGCAATGGTCGACGAAGCATTGACGGTGATCCGCAGGCTCTGGACCGAGGAGTTGGTGAACTTTTCGAGCGACTTCTTCACTCTCGAGGACGCGTTCTGCGAGCCCAAGCCCCTTCAGTTTCCGCACCCACCAATCGTGATGGCGAGTACCGGATAG
- a CDS encoding DUF167 domain-containing protein has translation MADIVVVKVKPGSRNGPRVETVSGVELTIYVPEPAVGGKANEAVARLLAAHFHLPRTRVELVSGARSRLKRFRIDR, from the coding sequence ATGGCCGACATCGTCGTCGTCAAGGTGAAACCCGGCTCTCGCAACGGTCCGCGGGTCGAGACGGTTTCCGGCGTCGAGCTGACGATCTACGTGCCCGAGCCGGCGGTGGGCGGCAAAGCCAACGAAGCGGTTGCCCGGCTGCTGGCAGCTCACTTTCACTTGCCAAGGACCCGAGTCGAATTGGTGTCGGGCGCGCGCTCGCGGCTCAAACGTTTCCGCATCGATCGCTGA